In Bactrocera oleae isolate idBacOlea1 chromosome 5, idBacOlea1, whole genome shotgun sequence, a genomic segment contains:
- the Dok gene encoding uncharacterized protein Dok codes for MEGKMDFEVPVLSGYLNVPMQSSFSLNRISKKKNCHRYCQLFNSSRHGIERLEICESKDDKNPKIVTLENCVKITQEPAPANHILVIKKTESLTLIALSEEDLKEWTNALQMVAFRNKNSLSVPQAAIEEDNDLYCSSFGDGLFVITLIPSETSIRCNLESKSYILHLTATELQLKCTEDPNEIRARWPYRFIRKYGYRDGKFTFEAGRKCCTGEGIFTLDHTNPQEIFRCMAAKMKSMKKLINCDNHNNDINENHWTVAANMEAGSRCPLTPNNQQCISIESNSQNSVSYREFATSSDSLISCFTNSNNNSISTLPLLHPVLKQIPSKPPRKIQSTVPTSGSSNKAQMLATNLNFQLNADKLCKYQNYEVVSITTSSDPNKTIGSTLVIKPNSPECIHKQSLTFLNNETLGAERDYESIETVTDAWKTLGIDEVQHKERVLTKHCDEDFKEPSWQRSVNTCNRSLKDTFLPSKVSRVIDIDIGEGGGGSGNSSTSRCIDDSYDRLDFMSPDNKTSSGYNTIISVISPIRKRCDSPSLSDYEFIGNPEIDLSKKNDTDKTGSIRPFNPNVPLCPTSIALKCNIVGANYFEPSVSQQVYQSANISPTHENYSGINYTIVSKPKRV; via the coding sequence AAAAATTGCCATAGATATTGTCAATTATTCAATTCAAGTCGTCATGGTATTGAACGACTCGAAATTTGCGAATCTAAAGATGACAAGAACCCAAAAATAGTAACGCTCGAAAATTGCGTCAAGATAACACAAGAACCAGCTCCGGCCAATCACATACTAGTTATAAAGAAAACAGAGTCTCTGACATTAATCGCTTTATCAGAAGAAGACTTGAAAGAATGGACAAATGCATTACAAATGGTtgcttttcgaaataaaaacagTTTAAGCGTACCGCAAGCCGCGATAGAGGAAGATAATGATTTATATTGTAGCTCTTTTGGTGATGGGTTATTTGTTATCACACTTATTCCTTCAGAAACGTCGATTCGTTGTAATCTTGAATCCAAATCGTATATTCTTCATCTGACCGCAACTGAACTTCAACTAAAATGCACTGAAGATCCTAATGAAATAAGAGCTAGATGGCCATATCGATTTATTCGAAAATACGGTTACCGTGATGGTAAATTCACATTCGAAGCAGGTAGGAAATGTTGCACTGGAGAAGGAATATTTACACTTGATCATACCAATCCCCAAGAAATATTTCGTTGCATGGCCGCAAAAATGAAATCTATGAAGAAGTTAATAAATTGCGACAATCACAATAATGACATAAATGAAAACCATTGGACCGTTGCCGCAAATATGGAGGCGGGCTCTCGATGCCCCTTGACACCAAACAATCAACAGTGCATAAGTATCGAAAGCAATTCTCAAAATAGTGTTTCTTATAGAGAGTTTGCGACATCTAGTGATTCCCTTATCAGCTGCTTTACAAACTCTAATAACAATTCCATATCGACATTACCATTACTGCATCCCGTTTTAAAACAAATCCCGAGTAAGCCTCCCCGAAAAATACAATCAACAGTCCCCACTTCCGGAAGTTCTAATAAAGCACAAATGCTTGCAACAAACCTAAATTTTCAGCTAAATGCTGACAAATTGTGCAAATATCAGAATTATGAGGTAGTTTCGATAACAACATCAAGTGATCCCAATAAAACGATTGGGTCAACCCTTGTTATAAAGCCGAACTCTCCAGAGTGTATCCACAAACAAAGTCTAACATTTCTTAATAATGAAACTTTGGGAGCTGAACGAGACTATGAAAGCATAGAAACTGTAACTGATGCTTGGAAAACTCTTGGGATAGATGAAGTACAGCATAAGGAACGTGTTTTGACCAAACATTGCGATGAGGATTTTAAAGAACCAAGTTGGCAGCGTTCTGTCAACACTTGTAATCGCTCATTAAAGGATACATTTTTACCGTCTAAAGTGTCAAGAGTAATAGATATTGATATCGGAGAAGGGGGAGGAGGGAGTGGCAATTCAAGTACTTCAAGGTGTATTGATGATTCGTATGATCGTCTAGATTTTATGTCACCTGATAACAAAACATCCAGCGGTTATAACACAATTATATCTGTCATTTCGCCTATTCGTAAACGCTGTGATTCCCCCTCTCTGAGTGATTATGAATTCATAGGCAATCCGGAAATTGACTTATCCAAGAAAAACGATACAGACAAAACTGGAAGTATCCGACCTTTTAATCCCAATGTACCATTATGTCCAACTTCGATAGCATTAAAATGTAACATAGTTGGAGCAAATTATTTCGAACCGTCCGTAAGTCAACAAGTGTATCAGAGTGCAAACATATCACCTACACACGAAAATTATAGTGGCATAAACTATACGATAGTTAGTAAGCCTAAAAGAGTTTGA